The following is a genomic window from Polypterus senegalus isolate Bchr_013 chromosome 9, ASM1683550v1, whole genome shotgun sequence.
TTAATGTTTGTGCAATACCACTTATCTTCCTGATCAGTTCTCATAATATTTAGGCAACTTTAAGCAGCACACAAATTGACTGAACATCTTAACTAATTAAATTGGTAAGCCCGTGAAGTGAACTAGGAACAGGAACAAAAACACACAACCTGTGGATTTCCTCTTCAGAACTACTTTAGTAAAAGCAATaatgtaagaaaataagaaaatttaTAGGCCCCTGAGATGAGAAATTGTAACAACATTCTACCTCCATAATGCGTCCAATCTGCAGACTTGCTTGGCAAAGGCAACCtgcccaaaaaaaaacaacaaaaaaaacacattaaataagaAAGCCTTAAACttcttaaataaagaataaatacagCTAAAAACTAAGGTCTCCAAATAGAAcaggacaaggaaaaaaaaacagcatctcTCCTTGGACGGCAGCTATAGTTTTTAGTTGTAATGAACTCCATTAGTCctgttaattatatttaaaatgttacacTGGATctgtgctattattattatacactaTTACATTTATTCATTACTAAGCAGAGACAGAAATCACACTTCCTTAACAATGTATAGATCAGGTCAAATTACCAGCTGTAGAGCCTTTAGTGTGGAGCTGTTTTTCCCGATGCTCTCATGATTTCTCACTCAACATTAAACacaagttagttagttagttaattATGAAGATTGAGTAATCTAAATTGGTCTGCCATTAGTTAAGGGTAAGTGTGAACAGGAGTGTGCTCAATGATGGACCAGTATACTTCCTAGGTTAGCACCAGCCTGAATATACAGGGATATACTACAGCTCTAAGCAGGTATTTACAAGataagtaaattatagaaaataggGGTCTTTATACAGataatcgaaaaaaaaaaaactgatcataGAATTCTTCAAACTGAACTCTGGTACGGGCAGGGCCATGCACAAAGTGATTTGGTGTTGAAGACTGTCACTAGAGACACCACATTAACTACTGTCAGTTCAAGTAAAGTGTGATTATTCTATTTACCGCACCTCTGAATAAGGCTGTCATGTTTACCCTGTAGTTTTACATAAATTGCTTGTAATTGTTAAAATGAATTTGTACAATTGGTACAattttgaaaatacatgtagctttTATAAAagtagctttaaaaaaaaaaaaacaaacaagtttttCAAAACCTCCCTCTCACTGGAGCAGCTATCAATGACTCCACTATGGATTTAAAAAGGCCATAACCGATATATTCCATTTAGTCAACCAACAAGACCACCCCACTTGCACAAGGCCTGACGTTTTTTACTAACATGTTAAGTATTCTGTTCTGATTTCAATGCTCTACTTGCAACATTTATTCAGGAAGTTAGTTACCTGTTAAGCTCCCGAACATGAGCATCCTTGCCCTGCTGGATCAGACAATCCAACACTTCCAGGGGAGAGGTTGAGACGTGCCCCTTGCCATCATCTTCAATTGGGTACTTTGCACCAACCCTCTGTGCTGCTTCTGCTGTCTTTCTGGCCACAAAAAGAGCAGCAGCCTTAGGTAATGCCAATTCAAACAGTGCCTCATAGGGGGCAGTTTGCGCCTTACACGGACTGGGGGTGAATAAGGGTTTTTGTCTCTCTTCTGAAGCAACGCCAAAATGACCTTCTGATATCTGGAGGACAGGCCGGTCAATTGGGGTGAACACAGGTTTGAAAGGGAAAGCCCCCTGGTTATCGGTCCTTGTTGTTGCTGCAGGGACCAGTTTGTCAGGTGTGCAAAGGGCATTGTCAGATGACGGCCCACAGCTGGATGCTGCTATCAAGGCTGGATGTGCTGGAATTGCGTGCTTTCTCTCACCATCAGTGAGGGTCTCTGTGGTTCTGTAGAAAGGAGAGTCAAAGCCACCGCGTGGACCTGGCGATTCAGACTTTCCTTCAGTGATATTGTAAAGTTCCTCCCTGATAGCATCTGTAAGGAAAAGCATCAATACTCTGCAGATACCAGCAACGTCAGAAGCCAATAAAAGAAAACTGGTACGATTCTcaatttaaacatactgtatcattCTTCACTTTAGAAAATTCcatgttattgttttaaaaatcaaaccAAATGCAGTAGGGCTAACAAGCAGATTATAATCTTTTTAAACCAGCAGCATATTACATGATTCTAGTTGGAAAACATGTCAGACTTAACGACTGAATTTTCTGGATTTTGTCATCTTGAGAATGTCAAGAGATGTCTCCAAAGTATTGCAAGAGCTCATGACATTCTGAAAGgcaattaaaggaatactccactgaaaaattgcaatttttttaaatgttacttacaccATTaactttgtagtgatggctgataAATTaagctcatgttttcatgcaaaatacagaggaaaaaaaaattataatagaaGCCCCTGCTGACCAATgacaaatgtgaaaaacatctatGGGGAAAAtttggggtgggggtggggggcggGGGCTGTAGAATCCTGTTCCTGGTGTCAAATAATCCATATATCTGTTACCCAGTtgtatgcacagcattatgaaaAGGCATTTCCCATTTCTGATGAGTGATGAAATATTTAATACACAACATGCGCACATTTTTCAAAGTTTGAGCATATGGGTTCCattataatatacagtgcatccggaaagtattcacagcgcatcactttttccacattttgttatgttaaagccttattccaaaatggattaaattcatttttttcccctaagacttctacacacagcaccccattaatgacaatgtgaaaaaagtttacttgaggtttttgcaaatgtattaaaaataaaaaaactgagaaatcacatgtacataagtattcacagcctttgccattaagctcaaaattgagctcaggtgcatcctgtttcccctgatcatccttgagatgtttctgcagcttgattggagtccacctgtggtaaattcagttgattggacatgatttggaaaggcacacacctgtctatagaaggtcctacagttgaaagttcatgtcagagcataaaccaagcatgaagtcaaaggaattgtctgtagacctccaagacaggattgtctcgtggcacaaatctggggaaggttacagaaacatttctgctgctttgaagttccCAATGAgcccagtggcctccatcatctgtaagtggaagaagttcgaaaccaccaggactcttcctagagctggccggccatctaaactgagcgatcgagggagaagggcctttagtcagggaggtgaccaagaacctgatggtcactctgtctgagctgcagaggtcctctgtggagagaggagaaccttccagaaggacatccATATCtttagcaatccaccaatcaggcctgtatggtagagtggccagacggaagccactccttagtaaaaagcacatggcagcccacctagagtttgccaaaaggcacctgaaggactctcagaccaggagaaacaaaattctctggtctgaggagacaaagattgaactctttggtgtgaatgccaggcgtcatgtttggaggaaaccaggcaccgctcatcaccaggccaataccatccctacagtgaagcatgatggtggcagcatcatgctgtggggatgtttttcagcggcaggaactgggagactagtcaggataaagggaaagatgactgcagcaatgtacagagacatcctggatgaaaacctgctccagagcgctcttgacctcagactggggcgacggttcatctttcagcaggacaacgaccctaagcacaaagccaagatatcaaaggagtgacttcaggacaactctgtgaatgtccttgagtggcccagccagagcccagacttgaatccgattgaacatctctggagagatcttaaaatggctgtgcaccggcgcttcccatccaacccgataaagcttgagaggtgctgcaaagaggaatggtgaaactggccaaggataggtgtgccaagcttgtggcatcatattcaaaaagacttgaggctgtaattgctggcaaaggtgcattgacaaagtattgagcaaaggctgtgaatacttatgtacatgtgatttctcagttttttttattttttataaatttgcaaaaacctcaaacttttttcatgttgtcattatggggtgttgtgtgtagaattcggaggaaagaaatgaatttgatccattttggaataaggctgcaacataaaatgtggaaaaagtgatgcgctgtgaatactttctggatgcactgtatatcagaATGCCCAATGAACAAAAGCTTGCATTTGAGTGTCCAGGGTTCAAGCTGTCCATAAAAGGGCTGACGAAGAAAGGCCGTAAGAAGCACAAAGACAGACATAAGAGTTGGAATATCCATTTAACAGAGATTCATAAAATGCAGGAAgcaaaaaaaacagacaggacTTACGAGTTTACCATTAAGCCCATTTTAGTAATGAAATTATGCTAGTATGTATGTAAGCgtgtacatacacatatacatgtgtgtgtatgtactgtatatctgttatTCTATTTcaaacttttctctttggcattaaaaaaaaaaaatcacttttaggtggagtattcctttaacgtACTGTAGCCTACAGTACACCATGCAACAAATGTACCACAATTGAAATAATCAGTTCTTACAAAAGGTGCTATAAAAGGTGCTCCATCCAGGTACCATCGATACAATGCAGATGCAAGAAATTTTTTTGTGGACTTAACAAGTATTTTTAATCTGAACTACTAAAAACTTTTGGAACTTAAGAGCCACTAACCATCTTCTCGCTCCTTCTGATCCTGTTGTTCAAGCTCTTTGATGAATTGGGGAAGGTCATCCAAAGTCATGGTGGTCTTGCTTTCAATTGCATCACCTAGCAGCAATAAAAACAGATATATGAAAAAGacctacaggatttttttttttttttaaaaaggggggataAAACATCAAATAGAGTCCATCAACCGACCTGAGCCTCCAATCACCTCTGAAGATGCCCCATCATAGTCATGGCTGTGTCCTGGCCTCATATCCTGAAAGTAAATGCCTCAGTAACTCTAGGAATACCACCACATACAGCGCCACAATTCTAAAGCACAttacaacaaacaaacaatcaatcACCTCAACCCTGGTAGGGTGCCCCTCATTTGTGGTTAAATTAGTTAAAAATACAAGACACGTCTTTAAGGAAAATGTGAGACTAATAACTAAAGCCTGTATgagcatcaataacattttacatatGTCCCATagtaaaacaaatgacaaatatgTAAACATATGTATGATTAAAAGTTGCATAACTCCTATAAAGTATTAAAGTATTTTATAAAGATAACGATGCTGGGGTGGTTGGGGGTTTATTGTAAAACGAATACTCCAGAATAAGGAGAAgtattaaatttgtcaaaaaatgaTTCAAGGTGCAAGCAGCAGTTCAAAAAATGTAAGGAAACTGGATCAATAAAAACAGGAACAGATTCTGCAGATCATCTATAACAATTCAGTGAATCAAAACTGAGTCTTTTCTTAATGATAATCTTTGTAGAAGACCAAAAATTTAAAGGCAAAAGACGTCAAccttgttattatttttcattgatcAAATGTTTGCAGCCAAACAGCATGTCACAGTTGACCAAAAATTTATTTAAGAAGAAAAGTGATGCACATAACTGTAAAACTGATTTAAGAATCTAGAAGAATGTGGCCTGGTGTCTTACCTTGTGGGTTGGGGTGATGGCCTGTGGTTGGACAGAAATGTTCACATATTCATCTGAGCAAAAATGAGGAGGAGAAGAGGTGGCAGGTGTATTGGAAATGGTACATTTGCTCccaactttatatttaaaaaaaaaaaacaacacacagcaGGTTAGACTTTAAAAAGGGTGAAACATCACCATGGCAAACAAATGAAGAATATTCTGCGCTTTTAACCACAGCACTTTTAAACTCAAAGTGGAAATCAAAATATATGCACTACAAAACATAGGCTACAAGTATGAGCTTTTTGTACATGTACAGAAAGGTGCAATGGCATACCAGGTGTGTTATGAAGCCTGCATGGTAGATTGGGAGCACTGTGAGACAGCTCTGATGCAACATTTGTAGGGGAAATTCCACGTGATGATGGGGGTGTGGACATCCCACACACTGTGGAAGGGCTCCAAAATACATCCTATGGAGGCGACAGGAATGCAGTGTTCAGGAAAGATCATCATAATACAGAACAGGAAattcaattaaatgaaaaatatttttcttacccGATTGGGATCATTGGAACACCGTAATGTCTGAGGACTGCGACAAGATGGCTGTGCCATGGTTTGGCGGGGTGTGGTGAATGGGGTGGATGAGGCACTCGCTGCAAAACAGCAAATCGTCAGGATACAATATGCTATCTGGCATTTATTTGAAAAGCTGTATAAGAGAATGATAACTGATAAGGTGGACATGCATTTTTAGGTATGGCACACAAAAGCTGCCATCATACAAGAGTAACAGTATAATGCTAAGATGACTCAAAATGAAGAATGGAAGGAAGTACTCAAGATGCAAACCAATACCAGTGTTTATGAGTAGGGTACTTAGCAACATGTCTGGGTTGACTTACTGTAACAGCTGTGGGGGTCAGTAATGTCAGTCTGTCGGTGCTGGAGATGCGTAGTGAAATGCTCTGGAATGGAGGAATACCCCTCCTCACAGGAAGCTTCTTTTGGGTCCAGAGACACTTTGGCACATTCAATTACAATGTCATGTATTTCAAACCTTTTCCatctttagcaaaaaaaaaaaaaaaggtcttatCACTCATCTGAGTTTACAGAGGTCTCAAAACAGACCACTCCATTATCACCAGTATCAAGACTACCTTCAAACAAGCTAAACTACACACATTTTAAGGGAAGACCTAATTGAAACAATCTCATTACCCCTTCTTCAAATGTTCTTTCATGTATTACAGTAGTCCTTGTGAGGATTATGCATCCAAGAACACACAGAATGAGCTTGGGACAGACATATATTCCAAAAGCAGTATTTGCATagatgatagatggatagagactttattaattccaaggggaaattcatagcATAGTAATTATGAAGTCCCATTGGATATTTTTATTGACATTCTATGCAATCCTCATTTTTGTTTACTGCATGCACTAGGACGCGGTCTTATTTTATTAAACCTTACAGCAGACACCTTCAATGATGTTGCTGCATTTTGTTCAACTGgacattaaatattgttttccaGAATAGAGTGTTTCACAACACATCCATTAAGAGAACAGATCATAAATGTGAACTGAATGATCTCATTCTGCACTGCCATAGAATTCACTGTAGTAAAAGGCAGTCTGCTCCACATTTGAACTGTACAGTGCACTCAGCACAGAGTTAAAAATCATACCATAATATTGCCCCAGGCTCACAGCAGTTACAGATAATACATACCATATAttctttaataatgttttttttgtttttaatatgtagTTGAAGTACCTGGTTGGGTCCAGCTCATGGTCTTTGGTCCCTGTCACTAGTTCAGGGTGGATCCTTACATGCTCCAACATTGgctaaaaatgtgaaaacacatAATGACTCCACACCGAAATCATGACTCTTGAATACATACTTGACTAACAAAGGCAACCtacaaaaacaaaacctgcaaCACATCCCCCATTTTTGGTTCTACCACCAATAAAACTTCAAAGCTCACCTTCACCACCTCCTCAAAAGTCTCCATGTTCTCTTTCATGCTATAGTGTGAGCGAAGGTATGACACAAAGTTGCAAGGGTACATCCCATAAAGCCGATGAAAGAGTGCATAAACGCTTACGtgtaaatggattaaataaatctCAGGCGTATTCCCTGTTACAAGCAGAAAACACAAGTTAATCCTATTTGCAAGTGAAATAAGTTTGTTTTAGTGTGTTATtagcttaaaaataataatgtactcTCTCCAATTAGAATGAGACtcatttaaatgcatttcaaaaactgttgtccAGCATTTTATTAGTGACATTTgtctcattttatttacatttggaaTTTGATGTAATGTCCTGCTAAATTTTAACCACAACCTGCTGATCTCGGATTAAGTGCGTACAGTGAAGTCTTATAGCTGATTCAGCAAGGGCTTTGTGGTGTGGCTCACAATTGAAAATGGATACACTTCTGACAAGTTTATTTTAATAAGGCATTTACCTGGAGTTTTCAGGTTCCAGGAAGCTAAGCGACCAAAGATGTCAAAAAACTCGTAGAGGTTTTGTTTGCCGGGCTGTGGGATCATCGGTAGAAGGATAATTAACACAAGGACTCCCGTTATTAGAACCACAATGTTGgtatcagtctggaaagaaaattaaACTGGTAAAACTCATAagtttttaatacacaaaaaaacaacaactcttACCTAATGAATATGAAGCTACTTTACATTTCAGTTAAATGCATACAAGGTAGCAATCACTAAAAATTACAGCCCATTCTGGAGGATTTAAATGAATACAAGAAATCCTTCATCTATGAACACAGAATATCAGCTTACTTGAAAACCATCCtcactttttaaagaaaatgtatatagttAAACCTTCACCTTCAAATCAAATACGTGGACTTAAATTGTTTAGGAAATTGAATTGaaatcaactttatttataatcTGTCTAAATGTCTGTacaacatgaaaataaatgtgatttaTAAACAGAGACAGACTGAAGTCTACTGTGGGTTCAAGTACCACTTCATGGCCTCCAAAGATCAAGCAAGACGACAATTTcacctctgggattaataaaatacatccaaaaaataaataaaaagcaaacaaacaatacaaaggcAGAGTCAGCAAGCAATTGAACAATTTGATAGAtaaaggaatacatttttttcaaatttttcttaaatttaaaaacaaaaaactagtaAGGACCAAAGAGTGATCAGAGTGTTGAGCACTTTCAGGTGCAACTCTTGTGCATAAGTACCCTTCATTACAAAGTATTTTATAGCACAGGTTTTTACAGGTGCTGGACTTTCACTAAATAAGTCCCACAGGCCCTGTGGCAAGCTGAAGAACATAATAATCCAGGAGGAACTTACAAAAGATCTGCGGCATTTGTGGGTTGAGTGTGATCATTTAATGGCTTTGAAAATCTAGAGAGGGTGCACCTTGTCAAATTATCCATGGTAGGTGCACGGGAAGAACAGCACACAGTAAGAAGACACAGCACAGTTTGTAAAGATCCTCACTTTTCTTGGGTCTGAGAACAGCAACATTCAAACGAGCTGAAAGTGTTGCCCTAGTTAGAGAACTCTTAACTGAGCAATAGTCTGTTGTCACCTCTGCTCTCCTAaggaaataaactgaaaatgaagcAAATTATATTCTTCTGAATGCTATGAATTTTCAGTCTAGTGGAAGCTCTACAAAGAGGAGATCAGTTCTTGGCATATGAGACATACTAGACTAGACTCCATTAAAGATGTAGTATTCCCAATTACAAGACATG
Proteins encoded in this region:
- the LOC120536016 gene encoding hamartin-like, whose product is MAKEQPNVGDLLHLLETSDLHELEEVRAAINEHLNTDRGSIFLNSLVDYYLETSSRQALHILSSVREPHDKHLLDKLNDCMTKSACRLATLTLLEHVIRKQPPWIHKVSRAPILQALLKCLKTDTNIVVLITGVLVLIILLPMIPQPGKQNLYEFFDIFGRLASWNLKTPGNTPEIYLIHLHVSVYALFHRLYGMYPCNFVSYLRSHYSMKENMETFEEVVKPMLEHVRIHPELVTGTKDHELDPTRWKRFEIHDIVIECAKVSLDPKEASCEEGYSSIPEHFTTHLQHRQTDITDPHSCYTSASSTPFTTPRQTMAQPSCRSPQTLRCSNDPNRDVFWSPSTVCGMSTPPSSRGISPTNVASELSHSAPNLPCRLHNTPVGSKCTISNTPATSSPPHFCSDEYVNISVQPQAITPTHKDMRPGHSHDYDGASSEVIGGSGDAIESKTTMTLDDLPQFIKELEQQDQKEREDDAIREELYNITEGKSESPGPRGGFDSPFYRTTETLTDGERKHAIPAHPALIAASSCGPSSDNALCTPDKLVPAATTRTDNQGAFPFKPVFTPIDRPVLQISEGHFGVASEERQKPLFTPSPCKAQTAPYEALFELALPKAAALFVARKTAEAAQRVGAKYPIEDDGKGHVSTSPLEVLDCLIQQGKDAHVRELNRLPLPSKSADWTHYGGSPPSDEIQTLRSQLLLLHNQLLYERYKREQHAVRNRRLLRRIINATALEEQNNAMKDQLKLQEDDIQSLKASLSEEQARNKKLREEHETMVSQLHTQIRQLQQGCDKYSTANQELQSKLMEYKKAAGDLRVELQKANNKICNTGHLLNQLRQKLTNSETVQQQMEFLNKQLLLLGEVNELYMEELRQSSPDNSKEEEMLKIAYEKENEKLRFNAIQQSQRLEASQRRIVELETQFTKKEHLLMEQKKYLEDFKSQAR